The following are from one region of the Nymphaea colorata isolate Beijing-Zhang1983 chromosome 7, ASM883128v2, whole genome shotgun sequence genome:
- the LOC116257052 gene encoding presenilin-like protein At2g29900, translated as MEVSPSSRSVLDGLGEEIIRIVYPVSICMLLVVVLVSVLNSSSPPSSSSSWSSIATLVYNETTTESLWDAIKGAILNALAFVLVVTIATFLLVLLFYFRCTKLLKFYMGFCAFMVLGLLGGEILILLIEHFNFPIDCITFCIILFNFTVVGVMSVFMFKMPIFITQSYLVVIGMLVAYWFTMLPEWTTWAMLVAMSLYDLAAVLLPVGPLRLLVELAIARDEDIPALVYEARPVNGEGSAELFIRGDHQDHPPGAERMERRRVWKQRGHVDNGSSSTVADFLSVGATENSSELSQSLLSSNEPDEERRPETRIVIGDARISGGGSAVNSSPRNELRRETVANDLESRALNALPGGEDEGIGLGSSGAIKLGLGDFVFYSVLVGRAAMYDLMTVYACYLAIMAGLGVTLILLAFYKKALPALPVSILLGIAFYFLTRFLLEAFVFECSSNLILF; from the coding sequence ATGGAGGTCTCCCCTTCTTCCAGGAGCGTCCTGGACGGCCTCGGCGAAGAAATTATCCGGATAGTTTACCCCGTTTCGATCTGTATGCTCCTCGTCGTGGTCCTGGTATCCGTCCTGAATTCATCGTCACCGCCGTCGTCTTCATCGTCATGGTCGTCCATTGCCACCCTCGTCTACAACGAGACTACCACAGAATCCCTGTGGGACGCCATCAAAGGCGCCATCTTGAACGCCCTGGCCTTTGTTCTTGTCGTCACCATCGCAACCTTCCTCCTCGTCCTCCTCTTCTACTTCAGATGCACCAAACTCCTCAAATTCTACATGGGGTTCTGCGCTTTTATGGTTTTGGGCTTATTGGGTGGTGAAATTTTGATACTCTTAATCGAGCATTTCAATTTCCCCATCGATTGCATCACTTTCTGTATCATCTTATTCAATTTCACCGTTGTTGGTGTCATGTCTGTATTCATGTTTAAGATGCCAATCTTCATCACACAGAGCTATCTGGTTGTTATTGGAATGTTGGTGGCCTACTGGTTCACTATGTTGCCCGAATGGACTACCTGGGCGATGTTGGTAGCCATGTCTCTCTACGACTTGGCTGCTGTTTTGCTCCCTGTTGGGCCTCTCAGGCTGTTGGTAGAGCTTGCAATTGCAAGGGATGAAGACATTCCTGCCTTAGTATATGAAGCTCGGCCGGTTAATGGGGAGGGTTCAGCGGAGTTGTTTATTCGAGGGGATCATCAAGATCACCCCCCTGGAGCAGAGAGGATGGAGCGCAGGAGAGTGTGGAAGCAGAGGGGACATGTCGATAACGGGTCAAGTTCCACAGTTGCCGATTTCTTGTCAGTTGGTGCTACGGAGAATTCCTCGGAGTTGAGTCAGAGTCTGCTTTCTAGTAATGAACCGGATGAGGAGAGGAGACCGGAGACGAGAATAGTTATAGGAGATGCTCGAATTTCTGGTGGTGGTTCTGCAGTTAATTCCTCTCCTCGTAATGAACTTAGGCGAGAAACAGTCGCCAATGATTTGGAGAGTCGAGCTTTGAATGCTTTGCCAGGAGGAGAGGATGAGGGCATTGGGTTGGGTTCTTCGGGGGCTATTAAGTTGGGTCTAGGAGATTTTGTATTCTACAGTGTACTGGTTGGTCGGGCAGCGATGTATGACCTCATGACTGTTTATGCCTGTTACCTTGCTATCATGGCCGGCCTCGGTGTCACTCTGATTCTTTTAGCTTTCTACAAGAAGGCATTACCGGCTCTTCCTGTATCCATATTGCTAGGAATAGCATTCTATTTCTTGACACGTTTCTTGCTAGAAGCTTTTGTATTTGAATGTTCTTCCAACCTAATCTTGTTCTAG